The proteins below come from a single Plantactinospora sp. KBS50 genomic window:
- a CDS encoding NAD(P)-dependent oxidoreductase gives MKLTVIAATGGIGRHLVAQAVAAGHDVTAVARRPQELPADVRAVAVDLTRPDQPALASAVRGADAVLSALGPRNPRTDAGITSRGTRAIISAMQETHTQRIIIVSAAPVGTVPVPGQPRPPRHDPGDGFFMRYLGTPLTHALFGRHYADLAVTEQLLRDSGLEWTISRPPKLTDRPATGQYRTALNRNIRGGITVPRADVAHHMIAVINQPDTIRQTIGIAS, from the coding sequence ATGAAGCTCACCGTCATCGCCGCGACCGGCGGCATCGGACGACACCTGGTCGCGCAGGCGGTCGCCGCCGGGCACGACGTCACCGCCGTGGCCCGCCGCCCGCAGGAACTGCCAGCCGACGTCCGCGCGGTCGCCGTCGACCTCACCCGGCCCGACCAGCCCGCGCTGGCCTCGGCCGTCCGCGGAGCCGACGCCGTGCTGTCCGCCCTCGGCCCACGAAACCCGCGCACCGACGCAGGCATCACCTCCCGGGGCACCCGCGCGATCATCTCCGCGATGCAGGAAACCCACACCCAGCGGATCATCATCGTCAGCGCCGCGCCGGTCGGAACCGTGCCGGTGCCCGGCCAACCAAGGCCACCCCGACACGACCCCGGCGACGGCTTCTTCATGCGTTACCTGGGAACCCCACTGACCCACGCCCTTTTCGGCCGGCACTACGCCGACCTCGCCGTCACCGAGCAACTCCTACGTGACAGCGGCCTGGAGTGGACGATCTCCCGGCCGCCCAAACTCACCGACAGGCCGGCGACCGGCCAGTACCGCACCGCACTCAACCGCAACATTCGAGGAGGCATCACCGTGCCGCGCGCCGACGTCGCCCACCACATGATCGCTGTGATCAACCAGCCCGACACGATCCGACAGACCATCGGAATCGCGAGCTGA
- a CDS encoding MarR family winged helix-turn-helix transcriptional regulator — MVVTDKASQVAGIEAALVALRRAQRRRALAGLSRRRGGRDADGPPDAVFEFLDVLAAAGERGESATVTDVANQLDVDQPRASRLAALALQAGLVRREADQRDGRRSLLILTASGEETIARIHDFRRQAVAEATRTWSDDDRAALARLLPRFVTDFGRLTEPDR, encoded by the coding sequence GTGGTCGTGACCGACAAGGCCAGCCAGGTCGCCGGCATCGAAGCCGCGCTCGTGGCACTGCGCCGGGCGCAGCGGCGCCGCGCCCTCGCGGGCCTGTCCCGCCGCCGTGGCGGCCGGGACGCCGACGGGCCGCCGGACGCCGTGTTCGAGTTCCTCGACGTTCTGGCGGCGGCCGGCGAACGCGGCGAGAGCGCCACCGTCACCGACGTGGCCAACCAACTCGACGTGGACCAGCCGCGTGCCAGCCGGCTCGCGGCCCTGGCCCTGCAGGCCGGGCTGGTCCGCCGGGAAGCCGATCAGCGGGACGGGCGCCGCTCGCTGCTGATCCTCACCGCCAGCGGCGAGGAAACGATCGCCCGCATCCACGACTTCCGCCGGCAGGCGGTCGCCGAGGCCACCCGTACCTGGAGCGACGACGACCGCGCGGCGCTGGCCCGCCTGCTGCCCCGCTTCGTCACCGACTTCGGGCGGCTCACCGAGCCGGACCGCTGA
- a CDS encoding dipeptidase, producing MSTALSNEPAAAVPLTAEQEERAVRLHRESLVIDCSSVVAREPEHIVRARAGGVTATNHTVTNPASDLPQALREITAARRWIEANDADVLLATTTEHIHEAKRSNREAIVFGPQNSEFIGNSLPLLDTFYDLGVRVMQLTYQRQNWIGDGCGEPRDAGLSTFGRSVVARMNELGMVVDLSHCGQVTGRDAIEASAQPVIFSHAHPNRLSPHIRAKDDDLLRALADRGGVIGITALSTFLYDPERPDKRADLPAFVRHLRYLVDLIGIDHVGIGLDFDETITLEKWAAERRHWPDLYKWDFAERRAEGLTNSADAVNITRALVVADFGDDDIRKILGLNFLRVFQTVWGT from the coding sequence ATGTCGACCGCGTTATCCAACGAACCGGCGGCGGCCGTCCCGCTGACCGCCGAACAGGAGGAGCGTGCCGTACGCCTGCACCGGGAAAGCCTGGTCATCGACTGCTCGTCGGTGGTGGCCCGGGAGCCGGAGCACATCGTGCGCGCCCGCGCCGGCGGCGTCACCGCCACCAACCACACCGTGACCAATCCCGCCTCCGACCTGCCGCAGGCGCTGCGCGAGATCACCGCGGCCCGCCGGTGGATCGAGGCCAACGACGCCGACGTGCTGCTGGCCACCACCACCGAGCACATCCACGAGGCCAAGCGGTCCAACCGCGAGGCGATCGTGTTCGGCCCGCAGAACTCCGAGTTCATCGGCAACTCGCTGCCCCTGCTGGACACCTTCTACGACCTCGGCGTGCGGGTCATGCAACTGACCTACCAGCGGCAGAACTGGATCGGCGACGGCTGCGGCGAGCCGCGGGACGCCGGGTTGTCGACCTTCGGCCGCTCGGTCGTGGCGCGCATGAACGAACTCGGCATGGTCGTCGACCTGTCGCACTGCGGCCAGGTCACCGGCCGGGACGCCATCGAGGCCTCCGCCCAGCCGGTCATCTTCAGCCACGCCCACCCCAACCGGCTCTCGCCGCACATCCGGGCCAAGGACGACGACCTGCTGCGGGCCTTGGCCGACCGGGGCGGGGTCATCGGCATCACCGCGCTGTCCACCTTCCTGTACGACCCCGAGCGGCCGGACAAGCGTGCCGACCTGCCCGCCTTCGTGCGGCACCTGCGGTATCTGGTCGACCTGATCGGCATCGATCACGTCGGCATCGGGCTGGACTTCGACGAGACCATCACCCTGGAAAAGTGGGCCGCGGAGCGGCGGCACTGGCCCGACCTCTACAAGTGGGACTTCGCGGAACGGCGGGCCGAGGGCCTGACCAATTCGGCCGACGCCGTGAACATCACCCGTGCCCTGGTCGTCGCCGACTTCGGCGACGACGACATTCGCAAAATCCTGGGACTCAACTTCCTTCGTGTGTTCCAGACGGTCTGGGGAACCTGA
- a CDS encoding VOC family protein translates to MQIDLVALIVREYDPAIAFFTGVLGFDLIEDVPSLTTDGRPKRWVVVRPPGAQTGLLLARADGRQQAAAVGDQAAGRVGFFLRVDDFDAAYRRMTDAGVTFVREPRTEPYGRVAVFLDIAGNRWDLLGQPPGRDGTPRSGAA, encoded by the coding sequence GTGCAGATCGACCTGGTCGCCCTCATCGTCCGCGAATACGACCCGGCCATCGCGTTCTTCACCGGCGTCCTCGGGTTCGATCTCATCGAGGACGTGCCGTCGCTGACCACCGACGGCCGGCCCAAGCGCTGGGTGGTCGTTCGACCTCCCGGCGCGCAGACCGGTCTGCTTCTCGCCCGCGCCGACGGGCGGCAGCAGGCCGCGGCCGTCGGCGACCAGGCCGCCGGGCGGGTGGGATTCTTCCTTCGGGTCGACGATTTCGACGCCGCGTACCGGCGGATGACGGACGCGGGCGTCACCTTCGTCCGCGAGCCGCGCACCGAGCCGTACGGCCGGGTTGCGGTCTTCCTGGACATCGCCGGCAACCGGTGGGATCTCCTCGGCCAGCCGCCGGGCCGTGACGGTACGCCCCGCAGCGGTGCCGCGTGA
- a CDS encoding DinB family protein, which translates to MTMPFPEPTQPAAGRTEVFLRYLAYFREETLSKVAGLPEEELRRSRLPSGWTPLELLKHLRYVELRWIEWGFEGRGIEEPWGDRRADRWYVAPDETRDALSAALRAQGAHTGKVVANSPLDAVGAPGPRWVGAEPATLERVLFHMLQEYARHLGHLDVVSELAGGPVGE; encoded by the coding sequence ATGACGATGCCCTTCCCCGAGCCGACGCAACCAGCGGCCGGGCGCACCGAAGTGTTCCTGCGATACCTCGCGTACTTCCGCGAAGAGACGCTGTCGAAGGTCGCCGGGCTGCCCGAGGAGGAACTGCGCCGCAGCCGGCTGCCGTCCGGATGGACGCCGCTGGAACTGCTCAAGCATCTGCGCTACGTCGAGCTGCGGTGGATCGAGTGGGGGTTCGAGGGCCGCGGGATCGAGGAACCGTGGGGTGACCGGCGCGCGGACCGCTGGTACGTGGCACCGGACGAGACCCGGGACGCGCTGTCCGCGGCGCTGCGGGCGCAGGGCGCACACACCGGGAAGGTGGTCGCGAACAGCCCACTCGACGCGGTCGGGGCGCCCGGCCCGAGGTGGGTGGGCGCGGAACCGGCGACGCTGGAGCGGGTCCTGTTCCACATGCTCCAGGAGTACGCCCGCCACCTCGGGCATCTCGACGTCGTCAGCGAACTCGCCGGCGGCCCGGTCGGCGAATAG
- a CDS encoding Clp protease N-terminal domain-containing protein, whose product MPKINVYLPDELAEAVKESGIPVSAICQRALEQAVRRVSAIRETVLAGRLDDLTDADLATRLPHFTDRAREVLRLGTAEARATGSDTIGTGHVLGGLLAEGGNLALRVLRAVEIDPGRLGHELARRPSTEAARTDQAAGTEQAAPTEQAAGTEQAAPTAQSSGTAAAPAEGGATPRFSAPAADALELAVSEAAALGHNYVGCEHLLLGLVAEPDGVGGHVLRAQGAELRLTRRAVAAALAGYVHLQARARAPQPEGDDMAALAAAVRQELQPLVSRIERLEVRIGVTEG is encoded by the coding sequence ATGCCGAAGATCAACGTCTATCTGCCCGACGAACTGGCCGAGGCCGTGAAGGAGTCGGGGATACCCGTCTCGGCCATCTGCCAGCGCGCCCTGGAGCAGGCCGTGCGGCGGGTCAGCGCGATCCGGGAGACCGTCCTGGCCGGCCGCCTGGACGACCTGACCGACGCCGACCTGGCCACCCGACTGCCACACTTCACCGACCGCGCCCGCGAGGTGCTCAGGCTCGGCACGGCGGAGGCCCGAGCGACCGGATCCGACACGATCGGTACCGGTCACGTCCTCGGCGGCCTGCTCGCCGAGGGCGGGAACCTGGCCCTGCGGGTGCTGCGGGCCGTGGAGATCGACCCCGGGCGGCTCGGCCACGAGCTTGCCCGCCGCCCGTCGACCGAGGCCGCGCGGACCGACCAAGCCGCCGGGACCGAGCAGGCCGCCCCGACCGAGCAGGCCGCCGGGACCGAGCAGGCCGCCCCGACCGCGCAATCCTCCGGTACCGCGGCGGCACCGGCCGAGGGCGGGGCGACACCCCGGTTCAGCGCACCGGCGGCGGACGCGCTCGAACTGGCCGTCTCCGAGGCGGCCGCCCTGGGCCACAACTACGTCGGCTGCGAGCACCTGCTGCTCGGGCTGGTCGCCGAGCCGGACGGGGTCGGCGGACACGTGCTGCGCGCGCAGGGCGCGGAACTGCGGCTCACCCGCCGCGCGGTGGCGGCGGCACTGGCCGGGTACGTGCACCTGCAGGCGCGGGCGCGGGCGCCGCAGCCCGAGGGCGACGACATGGCCGCGCTGGCCGCCGCGGTCCGGCAGGAACTACAGCCCCTGGTGAGCCGGATCGAACGGCTGGAGGTACGGATCGGCGTCACCGAGGGCTGA
- a CDS encoding amidohydrolase family protein, which translates to MIAIDTHCHIGHSQNSDSADIGGDSLIRGMDRYGITAGIVLPLPSVEDHVSQHDEIARLADRYPGRIFGTVCIRPQLGQAAVYKETKRCVEELGFVAIKFHPMHHGGSPASPRGDTVFEVAQEFGLPVMCHTGPGAPWALPSMLIPAARKYPDVTFIAAHSGMEIYAEDAWVAGSVCDNILFDSAWTSPGRTAWLIRQLGAERMMMSTDLPTNNSTEMAKWRDLDITEEERATSLHHMPVRLFKLAERGFTPAGA; encoded by the coding sequence ATGATTGCGATTGACACGCACTGTCACATCGGACACTCCCAGAACTCGGACTCGGCCGACATCGGCGGCGATTCCCTGATCCGCGGCATGGACCGGTACGGCATCACGGCCGGCATCGTCCTCCCGCTGCCCAGCGTCGAGGACCACGTCTCGCAGCACGACGAGATCGCCCGGCTGGCCGACCGCTACCCGGGCCGGATCTTCGGCACGGTGTGCATCCGCCCGCAACTCGGGCAGGCCGCCGTCTACAAGGAAACCAAGCGGTGCGTGGAGGAACTCGGCTTCGTGGCCATCAAGTTCCACCCCATGCACCACGGCGGCTCACCCGCCTCGCCGCGCGGGGACACCGTCTTCGAGGTGGCGCAGGAGTTCGGCCTGCCGGTCATGTGCCACACCGGCCCGGGGGCGCCCTGGGCGCTGCCCTCGATGCTCATCCCGGCCGCGCGCAAGTACCCCGACGTCACCTTCATCGCCGCCCACTCGGGCATGGAGATCTACGCCGAGGACGCCTGGGTGGCCGGCAGCGTGTGCGACAACATCCTCTTCGACAGCGCCTGGACCAGCCCCGGCCGGACGGCCTGGCTGATCCGGCAACTGGGCGCCGAACGGATGATGATGTCGACCGACCTGCCCACCAACAACAGCACCGAGATGGCCAAGTGGCGGGACCTCGACATCACCGAGGAGGAACGCGCCACCAGCCTGCACCACATGCCGGTCCGGCTGTTCAAGCTCGCCGAACGCGGCTTCACGCCTGCGGGGGCGTAG
- a CDS encoding RtcB family protein, giving the protein MSHTLLPGTRAPVKVWADPAGIEPEATRQLRNIGTLPWVEGVAVMPDVHYGKGATVGSVIAMRQALAPAAVGVDIGCGMSAVRTNLTGADLPDDLGPLRSAIEAAIPVGFGAHDEPVNPYRIHGLSTAGWDAFWSGFAGLDRGVRALETRAHRQLGSLGGGNHFIEVCLEEGGPDAGRVWLMLHSGSRNIGKELAERHIGVARTLPHNADLPDRDLAVFVAGTPEMAAYRRDLAWAQEYAARNRAIMLALLCGVLRSAVPVVRFDEPISCHHNYVAQERYGGVELLVTRKGAIRAGRGELGIIPGSMGTGSYVVRGLGNDEAYRSASHGAGRRMSRSKARRTFTVHDLAAQTSGVECRKDAGVVDEIPGAYKDLDEVMARQSDLVEVVARLRQVVCVKG; this is encoded by the coding sequence ATGAGTCACACCCTGCTGCCCGGCACCCGGGCACCGGTCAAGGTCTGGGCCGACCCGGCCGGCATCGAGCCGGAGGCCACCCGGCAGCTGCGCAACATCGGCACCCTGCCCTGGGTGGAAGGGGTCGCGGTGATGCCGGACGTGCACTACGGCAAGGGCGCCACCGTCGGCTCGGTGATCGCCATGCGGCAGGCGCTGGCCCCGGCCGCGGTCGGGGTGGACATCGGCTGCGGCATGTCCGCGGTCCGGACCAACCTGACCGGCGCCGACCTGCCGGACGACCTCGGCCCGCTGCGCTCGGCGATCGAGGCGGCCATCCCGGTCGGCTTCGGCGCGCACGACGAGCCGGTCAACCCGTACCGGATCCATGGCCTGTCGACGGCCGGGTGGGACGCGTTCTGGTCCGGTTTCGCGGGCCTCGACCGGGGCGTACGGGCGCTGGAGACCCGGGCGCACCGGCAGCTCGGCAGCCTCGGCGGCGGCAACCACTTCATCGAGGTCTGCCTCGAAGAGGGTGGGCCGGACGCCGGGCGGGTCTGGCTGATGCTGCACTCCGGGTCCCGCAACATCGGCAAGGAGCTGGCGGAGCGGCACATCGGGGTGGCGCGGACGCTGCCGCACAACGCGGACCTGCCGGACCGCGACCTGGCGGTCTTCGTCGCCGGTACGCCGGAGATGGCGGCCTACCGCCGAGACCTGGCCTGGGCGCAGGAGTACGCCGCCCGCAACCGGGCGATCATGCTGGCGCTGCTGTGCGGGGTGCTCCGCTCGGCGGTGCCGGTCGTCCGGTTCGACGAGCCGATCTCCTGCCACCACAACTACGTGGCGCAGGAGCGGTACGGCGGGGTGGAGCTGCTGGTGACCCGCAAGGGTGCGATCCGGGCCGGCCGGGGTGAGCTGGGCATCATCCCGGGTTCCATGGGCACCGGGTCGTACGTCGTCCGCGGGCTGGGCAACGACGAGGCGTACCGGTCGGCGTCGCACGGCGCGGGACGGCGGATGTCCCGGTCGAAGGCCCGCCGGACGTTCACCGTGCACGACCTGGCCGCCCAGACCTCCGGTGTGGAGTGCCGCAAGGACGCCGGGGTGGTCGACGAGATCCCCGGCGCGTACAAGGATCTCGACGAGGTGATGGCCCGGCAGTCGGACCTGGTCGAGGTGGTGGCGCGGCTGCGCCAGGTGGTGTGCGTGAAGGGCTGA
- a CDS encoding MarR family winged helix-turn-helix transcriptional regulator, translated as METPKPLGYWLHHLHNLIETHFALVLSDLGTERREWQVLNTLAAGARTRAELERALAPFWAAGQPSLAHVLANLAARGWTGSADDTVALSPAGATAHAELARRVEGARAALLGDLTPDEYRQTLRTLATMAGNVESAIAAHAAASGTAAHAAETMAR; from the coding sequence ATGGAAACGCCCAAGCCGCTCGGATACTGGCTGCACCATCTTCACAACCTGATCGAGACCCATTTCGCCCTGGTCCTGTCCGACCTGGGTACCGAACGCAGAGAATGGCAGGTGCTCAACACCCTGGCCGCGGGCGCGCGTACCCGCGCGGAGTTGGAGCGGGCGCTGGCCCCGTTCTGGGCCGCCGGGCAGCCGAGCCTGGCGCACGTCCTGGCGAATCTCGCCGCCCGCGGCTGGACCGGGTCGGCCGACGACACGGTCGCGCTCTCCCCGGCCGGCGCGACGGCGCACGCCGAACTCGCCCGGCGCGTCGAGGGCGCGCGGGCCGCCCTCCTCGGCGACCTCACCCCGGACGAGTACCGGCAGACCCTCCGGACCCTGGCCACCATGGCCGGCAACGTCGAGAGCGCCATCGCCGCGCACGCGGCAGCGTCGGGCACCGCCGCGCACGCGGCGGAGACAATGGCGCGATGA
- a CDS encoding ABC transporter substrate-binding protein, with amino-acid sequence MRNRLTPILGVLAAFALVATGCAAGSDPAGGTGSKPDSITVPVKSEPKSLNPNWQNDAGGYYPSGNIYSHLVILDWGTVTGTQAYPDLAETWDTSEDGKTFTFHLREGVKWHDGEPLTSADVVYTYQTIIDKKYPLAQYLAGAKLSAPDASTVVIAFDKPNVAFVPLLAQTSNWYGAILPKHIYEGTDWSKNPANNKPIGSGPFKFSSWQRGSSIVLEANPDYFLGAAKIKKLTFSVVTDAQVAMTGFQAGQYPYLTNDFVSNFPQLKQMTNAGGDPVVVQTPSLYDRSLYLNQRNPILANAKVRQALAYGVDREGISETAFAGLWEPTYNAGVSSFTEFLNSDATFPKFDQARAKQLLDEAGYPVGGNGSRFSLRLTNYPVTDSNLIAQVLVEQLKALDIDVRYEQYELSTWLNKVSTGDFDLSTYFVRYGPDPAAYGEHFRTDSARNFMAYHNADVDTWIDQALLTTDRAERKRLYGQVQSQLVADVPYIPLFTENKFSLVHEGWQGFPTQSDAYDKAMGWFGYYAVH; translated from the coding sequence ATGCGAAACAGACTGACACCAATCCTGGGGGTGCTCGCCGCGTTCGCGCTCGTCGCGACCGGTTGTGCCGCCGGCTCTGATCCAGCCGGCGGCACCGGTAGCAAACCCGACTCGATAACCGTCCCGGTCAAGTCCGAACCGAAGTCGCTCAACCCCAACTGGCAGAACGACGCAGGGGGATACTACCCCTCCGGCAACATTTACAGCCACCTGGTCATCCTCGACTGGGGCACGGTCACCGGCACCCAGGCGTACCCGGACCTGGCCGAGACCTGGGACACCTCCGAGGACGGCAAGACATTCACCTTCCACCTGCGCGAGGGCGTGAAGTGGCACGACGGTGAGCCGCTGACCTCGGCCGATGTCGTCTACACGTACCAGACGATCATCGACAAGAAGTATCCGCTGGCGCAGTATCTGGCCGGCGCGAAGCTCTCGGCGCCGGACGCGTCGACAGTCGTCATCGCCTTCGACAAGCCCAACGTCGCCTTCGTGCCGCTGCTGGCCCAGACGTCCAACTGGTACGGCGCGATCCTGCCCAAACACATCTACGAGGGCACCGACTGGTCGAAGAATCCGGCCAACAACAAGCCGATCGGCAGCGGCCCGTTCAAGTTCTCCTCCTGGCAACGGGGCAGCTCCATCGTGCTGGAGGCCAACCCGGACTACTTCCTGGGCGCCGCGAAGATCAAGAAGCTCACCTTCAGCGTGGTGACCGACGCGCAGGTCGCGATGACCGGCTTCCAGGCCGGGCAGTACCCGTACCTGACCAACGACTTCGTCAGCAACTTCCCCCAGCTCAAGCAGATGACGAACGCCGGCGGCGACCCGGTGGTGGTGCAGACGCCGTCGCTGTACGACCGGTCGCTCTACCTCAACCAGCGCAACCCGATCCTGGCCAACGCCAAGGTCCGGCAGGCGCTGGCGTACGGAGTCGACCGGGAGGGCATCAGCGAGACCGCCTTCGCCGGGCTGTGGGAGCCGACCTACAACGCGGGCGTCAGCAGCTTCACCGAGTTCCTCAACTCCGACGCGACCTTCCCGAAGTTCGACCAGGCCAGGGCCAAGCAACTGCTCGACGAGGCCGGATATCCGGTCGGCGGCAACGGCAGCCGGTTCAGCCTGCGCCTGACCAACTACCCGGTGACCGACAGCAACCTGATCGCGCAGGTGCTCGTGGAGCAGCTCAAGGCCCTCGACATCGACGTCAGGTACGAGCAGTACGAGCTGTCGACCTGGCTGAACAAGGTCAGCACCGGCGACTTCGACCTGAGCACCTACTTCGTCCGGTACGGACCCGACCCGGCCGCGTACGGAGAGCACTTCCGCACCGACAGCGCCCGCAACTTCATGGCCTACCACAACGCGGACGTCGACACGTGGATCGACCAGGCCCTGCTCACCACCGACCGGGCCGAGCGCAAGCGGCTCTACGGGCAGGTGCAGAGCCAACTCGTCGCCGACGTCCCCTACATCCCGTTGTTCACCGAGAACAAGTTCAGCCTGGTCCACGAGGGCTGGCAGGGCTTCCCCACCCAGAGCGACGCCTACGACAAGGCGATGGGCTGGTTCGGCTACTACGCCGTGCACTGA